Part of the Amphiura filiformis chromosome 9, Afil_fr2py, whole genome shotgun sequence genome is shown below.
taaattcagctttactaccatttgaaatttttgttgaaatgacccaaaaaatcaccaaaatctgtaaataatttgcaatttgttcctgaaatttccgaaatttgggtcggtcaGGAAcaatttttccccaatttgttcaaaatctgggtcggtcgggcccgtagaacagggttttcttttttcgtcgccttatcacTGATGATTAGTATACTACTAAAAGGATTGTTAATGTTACTTTATAAACAGAAACCGAAACCCGGGAAAGGAAAAAAGCCAAAACCTGATTTGCCGACTACGTTGATGCCAACTACAGCCAAACCAGCTACTACCATGAGAGTAACTACGACACCACCAGGCGCACAATATGACCGAACTTGTGCCGAAATATTCAACCATGGCTACATCTACAGTGCGGACTATACCGTTGATCCTGATAGGGATGGTCCTATTGAACCATTTACAGTATTTTGCGACATGGAGAGCGGCGAAGGTGCGTTACTAAACCAGAAAGTAAATAACTTAaaaattcattattcatattgaGAATCCCTCAAAACACATCTTGGTGGCGTTGCTGACTGAACCCCTTTTCGTGGGCAAGATTCAGGGATGATATTAATTTTTAGCTTAACATGGTTGTAcatagtataggcctacgcagCGGGCTCATTATAGGCCTAGCTGAATCGAATTTGAGTAGCTGCGAACGTTTATCTTGAAAAGGGTTGACTAGGGTATAGCATATATTTAGTGTTTAAGGGTGTGGTACTAAATATCGTGTAAACTACACAATTGCCCAAAAGCATAATACAACGGGCAATCATTGTGGATAATTAATGGTTGGCACCGGCCCAGGTATTGCCGATGCCAAACCACTACAATATGCTATAGGCCATTTCTTCCCATAACTGTTTAGCCGGCCTATTTCAGGTATAACCCAAGTTGGACATAGTGATGAACAACCAGCTATACCAGTTAATGGCTTTGAAAATCCAGGCTCGTTCAATTTGGAACCCGTCTATGCTAATGGCGCTACAATGGAGCAATTAGGAGCCATGGCAGATGCATCAAAATCGTGCAGACAATACGTGAAGGTAGGTCTACGTCTATGGTTGGCTATTCGGGTCATAATTACGTGTATCTTAATAAACGTAATGATccgaaatttcgaatacacgtattaaTACACGTAATGACCCGAATAgccatccataggcctatacgtCAGTGGTACCCCGTTCATTGTGTCGTTTAACAGATATTCTATAATCGGAGCCAGATATAGAAATACTagttttgcgtctgacgtcatttgtcaatcaaactcagaaacgatTTGTTTGTTACGATTCgtcgtgatgattgaaatttctgaacgtAGCGGTAAAACAGCGtgaattttggttaaatttataCACCAAAAGCCTTTGGCCTTATAGGCAACTTTCTTTTCTGAAGGCACTATATGTCAACAACGCCCAGAAAAGTTGATTCCTTTTCttcgatgaaggcaccagatgaatcggccttccttttacgcactactaaccaatcacggcCTGCAAGGAGCCCGTTAGAaacaaactagtatttttatctctGGCTCCGATAGTTGTTGTTGAAGTAGcctatattttattataaaatctcAGCTATATCCCAGTCAACACACTACCTTTTCACGACGTTCGCTGACATTGTACATAGGTTGTAATAAGGTAATTTACAACGTTATTACAACGTTCCTGGACATGATTTTAAAAAAGCCTTCGAAACATTCGGTAATGACATATTATTTACGTCTTAAACACCAAGTTAACTTTCTGCAATTCATACGTTGTTACGACGTCCCACCGGCACGTTTGAATGATACATGTACGTTCACGTCGTAACAACGTCATattatatcaacgtccaaaaataACATTGTTACAACAcaaatacgagttcacaaatttacgtatttacaacgtatgACTTTTATACGACGTTATAACGTAAAACTGTTGGCTGGGGTTAACCTTTTGAAGTAGGCCTATGGCATACGCAAAAGGAGGGCAGTATTTGGGTAAAAAACCGGCAAATTCGAAACACTTTTttcacttcgtgcagcgccatcctattgcgTCAGCCATATATCTTAAAGGAAAATAGTGTttttatttcaattccaattatTTTGCCAGTATGCCTGCAAGAATTCAGGCCTCATGCAGATCGACACCGCTTCTGGACTTACCTATGCGTGGTGGCGAGATCGTAACGGAGAGAAGAGAATCAATTTTGGAGGAGCACCAACAGACAGCGGGAAATGTGCATGCGCCTTTGGAGGGCCAAATGGAGGTATGCTCCTCCccttttatttataaatattttaaaatttgattttactctatcatgtctatattaATATTTCGTCAATCTCATCAGAGCCTCGGAAGACTTCATCAACAAtgatcatctgatccactttccctgAAGACTGGTTTCCGGATCCCATCTTTAAAGGTGGGTTGTACGTCGCCGTTTGGGGGTAgggttggtggtggtggttgggCTGATACGGTCATCACGGTCTGtggctaaataaaataaaataaataataatgaagaaATACAAGTTCTGGAGAAATATCGTCTTGGGTCAAACAGATCATGCATGGGGGCAGAGAGCATGATATGAGATATAGAAAAGTTCCAGAGGTAATGGAAATTATTAAAGGAAGAAAAAAACCCAATGACCATGACCAAAAAGAACTTAGTATACGACCTAAACAAACGAAGGAAAAACATATACAAACAGGGAAAacctgttccaactgaccagcgaggaaccaaaggatggatccaaaaggatacaacagtgtcacactagcaatggataaaattaaaattaaaaacagggaaaatatgtacACAACATCCAATAACACAAAACATAtcgttaaaaacccgacgttttgaaaagacaaaacttttctttttcaagggataaaataagagacctgctctcaatatagtggaggCCAGCTCTGATCAACGGAAAAACAATAATCTGATTATTATTTTGTCACAGTGATTTTGTATTCTTCAAAAAAGAACTTCAGCATTGGATGTTTTATATCATTTCATTCCCGTTTCACAGATGAAAACACGTGTTTCCTGGGCTCACAAACTTGCAGTTGCGATCACCAGAAAGCCAAGAACCAATTTGATGAGGGAGAGTTTACTGATAAGCATCTCCTCCCAGTGATGAGCATTAATTTGGGAGATACTGGATCTAGGAAGGAAAGAGGAGCAATCACTCTTGGCAAGTTAATATGCGAAGGTTGATTATAGAGAAACTACAATTATATCAAGCAAGGTAAGAGATATGCGTAGGTGGAAACACAGATCCtgtttctagttttgtgtctttagagcATAAATATACAGTTTTCATCGATTTAGGTGTAAGTGTTACGGTGAACGGAAAGCAATTGGCacggaaaatcaaatttggcgcttttctcaaaaactactcatttttgcagaaatctgtcgTGCTATTTGGATTCCATGAAtcgtttcctttctgaaaatacttttattttatatacttaccatttaaagatacaaaacaaaacaatgtctaaaactTCCCATTTAGAAtaatatatagatgagttgacttgtgacgtcattgcctggtaGTATATGCGagtgcatcatcacaatttccattgttatttGCCTGGTATAGTATGCGCGtacatcatattttgtttagggctcgtgcttttaaaactcccgccacatgcacggctattgaaaagtgtagtgGTTTacgcagttcgctcaagcatatcgataaaccagtcccttgcctttgttgtaAAGAATTACTTTTTGGTTTCACTGGTTTTCATATCTCCGTGTTTCCTCTTTCTGTTTGCAGTATGCAAGTTACATAGACGCGGTACGTTTTTCGGCAGATGACCATCCTGGGACACCGTAATAGTTAAGGCCGATATTTtgctttttggcccccacacacatgtggggcttatgttatcatccagatggttgcctggttggttgtttgtttgtttggctgcctggctgtccgggcggaagcaaaatcattaatccactctgcagctctaacgcaataaccgatccacttcaaacttggtatggtgatcactggtgataggatatggtagtctgatgtgctgtatagttttgtgtcatgttattcgcagaatttatgaatattaatgagctaatttgcatattttgcccaaatttccattaatccactctccagcttatacgcagtaaccgatcaacttcaaacttggtttggtgattggatatggtggccttatgtgctgtatagttttgtgtcatgttatttgcatatttatgaatattaatgagttttttccatattttgcctacattttacctaaattttttattaatccagtcaaatcaacttcaaacttggtttggtgattggatatgatatggtggcttgatgtgctgtatagttgtgtgtcatattaatgagctgatttgcacattttgcctacattttcataataaccgatcaacttctaacttggtattgtgatagtacaTGGTGGCctaatgtgctgtatagttttgtgccgtgttatttgcatatttatgaatattattaatgagcttatttgcatattgtatattatttgtatttacgcacctttgtgtgggggccaccttaattacgaaccgcgtaattctattTATAAAAGTGAATGaacatttttatacatttttagtACAAGTATAATGTATATAAAATAATGTGTTCACGTTGAATGTGAGCTCATTAAGTTAACGATGTTAAAGATGATTACTCTACATAACATCTTAATTCATGCAAAGATGATTGTTCAAATGTTAAAGGGCTGCCGGCTGTGCATCGAGAGAGGGAAAAGTTTCACAAAAATGCTTCCCCTTGGCGTGAAAAAGGTTAAAACTAACTGTCCTCTTTCCATTCCGGGGtcacaaaataatcaaaattatttaaaacgCAGAAAAATTTGATGTTGAGCTtgtactaccgtaaaaccccgtctacaagcatatataatgttttttatgaaagctaaattaattcgaagcaagcgtaaatatactaatacaatagattggtcttaaaataatacttgtttgtatatgcttggatctgtaatttatttgctcaaattccataatggcgcctggattaatgtagctttcatcagaggcactctatatgcttgtagacggggttttacggtattgtgtaACTATGTGCTGCGATTTAATAATATATCGTTCCACAAAGTCAATTCTGTTGGTTAGGCCTAAAAATtattgtttgtcctccacagctttgaaagaggaggtgcgggtgggcggatttaaaaaaaaaaaaaaatcggatttggcctattcctggacctagctataGAGCTAAAAGCTACagtcattcatggtgacttaaaaaaacaacaacattttgtttctttaatatgcaaagtttaatatagtttgtgttcatgtcatagtcttttaatgatttcaaaatggatataaatccaatgtattttgaagtcattaataataatagactatgacatgaacacaaattataactttgcatatttaagacgcaaaatgctttttttttttttggggggggctttttattttcaaccttgaaagatcctagcatttagctctagctaagTCCAGAGATACcgtactccaaatctgaaaaaagaaaaaaattagtcaggccttaaactgaggagcgggcggtggaggacaaacaaccaactcttttctttctttcttttttttgcctTAATATGTCCACTTCTTgcatgtaaactattttttgggTAAATCGTCCGAATAATAGAAAAAATGATCCTACAACCCGGCAAAATTAATGGCTACTGGCCTGTGCTATTGAACAAACAAGCCTTATATTATTCATATGTGTTTTATGCCCGGGTTTTATGTAATAAATATGATTTGAAATAAACTTCCAAGCTTTGGCTTTCATTTGAGACTAAAATGAAATTAAGGCCTACCAATCTAaataataccaataaaaattTGACGTTTTGCCACCtgtatttaaataaaacaaagaTATGTAAATTTATCCTTTCGTTTATTTGatattatttgcaaaaaaaatcgtGTCACGTTTCTGTTGCAATTGTCACAAAATAAATTTCTGAGAAATTAGTATCATGATTGTCGTCGATCATCAGGAAAAAGTATACCGACCCTTTCCGCCCACACTGAGGTCGTTCAAGAGGCATACAGCATACAAACAAGTAACAAGAAGAGTCATCtagaaatatatttatttatcattttctttattatatttcTATGTCGTATAATTTTGTTGCATAATAGCTGTCCGGGTGAAATAGTGCACGTTTTAAGCCCCATTTTATCATCCACTCttataccagtggcgtagccagggggcaaagGGGCAGCTTCCCCCTGTGAAAAGCCTTGCCCCTCTTGCTCCCGTGGGaggccttttttgtaatttttagcccatttttgacaattttcgtcaacGTTTATCCCCCCTGGAAATTTTTCTTGCCTCCTCtgaaaaaagtcctggctacgtcACTGCATTTAATGACAGGTGTCAGAATCTTGAcgcaatattttttaaaatcatttttgccCCCCCATATAGCAGGATTTTCGGGATGGGGAGGGGTCGGAGGAGGGGACAGAATAACTATACAGCATCCCTATAGGCAAATACACCAGTAGGCACTGGTGTATTAATTCAGAACAATGGTCATTTATAAACAGATGTTCGATCCCTCTGACCCAAATTCCCTTGGAAATATAATTGGATGGGGGGGTAATCTGCCTCCCTGTGCCCCACTGTTACCCCTGTAGGcatatgtatgtttgtttatttgtttgttttaaaaacaaatgtgtaGAAAAagacttttcaggatgtcaaaaatgttgaaagaaaaaaaaccctttttctggaatttccaaaattagggtcggtattcatatgtacagtaaaaaaaaattccagattttccagatttcTAGGGTCGGGCGGTGGAGGacagcaaacaatctttttgggCTTAAAATGACGAATTTTAACTACATTTTTTACTGAGTATTATTTATAGAGGGTCGGAGTAGAGTGCCTAATTGGAAGTGCAGGGCTAAAAATAGCGTTTATATTGAACAGATAAAACATTTTTTACAGATAAATGTAATAATTCGGTTCCAAAAAGACGCGTAAAGTCAAATAGTACATTTGGCTGGTTCAAGAACATACCGCACCGGTATGTGGGTCAGGTGACTCGGGTCTTAGGCAAATTCCTTCTAAATCCAAGTTAATTCCCAGATTCTTGAAACAAGTTGGAAGTTCATTGTTACCCGCATTTGACCCTACTCGGAAACTGTCAAGGTTACTATTGTACTATTTTATACGACTGAATGGCAAGACCAAAAGTGATACCTGATTGGTCAATCCGGCTTAATCTACCTACGCTAAGACAAAGAATATGTTCTGATCATGTTCAATATAAGAGAAGTTGCTGTTCAACTTGTACGGAAACAAAACAGTGGATGCATTTTGAGTATTACATTTGGAAAGTAAGGTGCGAAGAAATTCAGATAATCGTATTTAACGCAAAGGTAAGTACtcttttacattattttattgGAGAATTTTAACAAAAGGTTGCTTTAAAATTGACAAATGAGTTGATTATATGTTGATACGCATGTAGGAGGCCTACAtgtactgaccatgctgactgcgGCATCGGGTACAACCTTAAAACGAATCTTATTGAATCATTTATAAAGCAGGATGAAAATTGGGGTTTATAGGCCTTATACTTGTGAAAGACTTGAAAGGGCAAGTTACCCCGCAAGTTACCTGATGAGGATATTCAAGGATCAACACAAACGACATGTTGACAAAAAAGCACCGCATGCCGCACTCACATCAGCTCATCAGGccattactatatatacatttcAGCTCATTTCATTGCCTAAACATGATGAATTCGTTTGTTTCTAAACAATTAATTGGTTGTTAAAACATTGTCGTATTCATATTTGATTTGCATGCCATTCTTTTCGTTTATTGAACCAAAAATTTccatttcaaataaaaataaatgtacaacGCACACGCACGTAAAATGGTGATGAATTTTATGAATGAGgtgaaaatgttataaatatatacttcaaaggagcatttcgtgatcctatcatcctctttttatgacatttttcagcagatatccacaaataaagcttattcccaatattcagttgattccgattttgtgttcgcgagtttatgcatgattatgtatattacactgctccatagacaatgtgttgtaatttcgtttctggtataccagaatgaaattcaaatttgacgatatttttgctaaacgaattaatctgcaacaaTTTTtaggtacataaacattatgtagccagaggtttccagtggtataaaaatctcaactttttctgaaaaagtggggatgaggttaTGGATtactaaggggcgcaccattagatttccaggggggggcatgggagttttttgaaaaaaaaaaactttgcccactagcgagaaaaaaaaaaaaactttgcccactagtgagaaaaaaaaaaaaaattttgcctcactgatgagtaaaaaaaaaaatttcccccacccaactttgtataaaaatatacattaaaattgaaaaaaaaaacttcgccgccaaaggcggcgaaaaaaaaaaaattttgtgctcttggaggcgaaaaaaaaaaaattccgccgccttcggcggcgaaaaaaaaaattctgcctgacccaaactcccatgccccccctgagaatctaatggtgcatccctaaatgCTCTTTAACGTGTGACGGCGGTGATACCGCAGTTTTGAAGTTAAATGTCAGTCTTGGTAGGGCCTGATAATTATCAATTAATTTTAGGAATACATttcttataataattatatattgaaTTGTTGCGGAATTATTAGtccataaaagctcataaatgcATGCATGTACTATTTGGCCCATTTTTACACATACCTATACATCGGAACCATTTACGTCAATTGCAAATGTAAGGTTATCGCCCGTTTAATTTGCTACCAATTCTCATTAATATGCGTCAAATCCGTAGAAGGTCATAACAAAGGTGAAAACCTCACatatttgaacaaaataatgaatgaGCGAAACAGGTGTTGGGCAAGTTCAAAGTCATTTTGAAATCCCAGGTGTTGATAGGTGTTTGCAAGTTCATTtatgttgagaaataatgcatTGGATTTGTACTGTGTGCTATAGGAATGAGGTGAcattacaaataggcctacagggtggtccaaaaagaactttacccaacTTGAACTTAATTTCTCGGAGTTTAGAGCAGCTATTCCATtattgttacatattttaaatatatacatgtatctttCTTAGAATATGTGCTGAAAGAATGAGAGAAAAATAAGTAATTTAACAAATAATGGCAGTAATTTTATTTCAGAGGGTCGATAATCACTTTGTCCACGCGTAATGGGATGTATCCGATTACCATCAGCATTCTTACATTTCTGGAAACGAATTCGAATAATGGGAGACTTGTTAAAGGATGATTATCACAAACAAACTCATGAGTATCTAAATcttgtttattcatattcattttttACCAACCATTTACAAATCAACCAGAATAACTGAACACAGTGCtacaattattgataatattCTTACAAATAACTATAACGATATTAAAAAGGAAATAATTGTTACAGATATCAGTGATCATTTACCAACTATAATGATCAACAAACAGGTAGCAAGGAAAACGCCAACTGAAAAGAGAAACTATTTCTATAAGAGGACTCACAATGAAAGTAATATTAACAACTTAAGACAAAAACTTTCGAATGTAGATTGGAATGGCAGAATTGGATAACGAAGATGTTAACGATAGATACAATAAATTTGTACATATACctttaataaattatatgatgAATCGAATGCATACCTTTAAAGAAACATAAgtgtaataacaaaaaagaaccgAAATCTCCGTGAATAAGTAAAGGTCTTCTCACaagtattaatgttaaaaatatataaaaggtatattcaAAAATCATGTGATGATAGGCTTGCAGCATtcaaaaaatatagaaataagttGAATGCTTTAAGAGCCACTGTCTGTAAGATTCAgactcttgtgattcaagtgcgtcataaattttctttaaaaaaaataggatgATGCAACATTGGTCCAAGAAAATAACCCCAAAGTTTTAGCTTCCTCGCTCATTTCGTTTGTCcgcaaaaaaataatgaaattttggccccaaaaacaTCGTTAAATGGTTTATCATCTAGCAATGACTACAAAATTGTGCGCCAACATTGGCCCAGTAAAtagaaaacagtttttgaatcctTCTATGGGTGTCATTACAATTACACGAAAAAATGgttgggttaccattggcgcgtcgtaataaacaagtttaaaatattagtgaaaagcgccctcgtgttgTTTTCTGTGGCTTGAAACTTGTTGCGCCATTAAGCACCCATATAAAAAGCAAGctgaaatggataaactaattattttgaagcaaatgcaaatgcaaaattgatgggtgctcGTTGGCGCTAGAAgaaaattgggatcaaaggtcaaattttcttattttgcgcCATTTTCACGCCTCATTAATTTTGTGCGCCAAGGTCAAAGCACATTAAAAGTGGTGTTCAGTAGTAAACAAACTATAACTCTAATAAAAGAAACAGAAACaagcttgggtcctgttggtttagtatttttaatgattttctaaatatcacCCTAAAGCCTAGTAAATAGTAAATAATAGACCAAATCGGGGTTCCATCAATATTCAAGCATCCACAACAGGACGCGCCAACAGGTACCCgtggtgtttttatttcattcaCCATATTTAAGTGCTGTtatttgcatttatgtagaaattagtttgggctcatgttggcgcaaggatgttttaggggtcaaaggttaatccaaaaccataaaGCGCTGCTTTATGATAATTTGTGCAACCAATATGCAATCTTCAAGCATCCACTACTATGTGCCAAAGAGTACCCATGatgtttttacttcaatcagTTTATCTAAGTGCTGTCAATTGCATAGAAATTAGTATGGGTTCATGTTGGCACAAggatatttttaaggtcaaaggtaaatacaaaaccataaaatgctactttttgaTAGTTCCTGCAACTAATACGCTATCTTCAAGCGTCAACTACTAGATGTGCCAAAAAgtacccataatgtttttactacaatcagtttatctaagtgctgttccttgcatttatgtagaaatttatttgggttcatgttggcgcaaggatattttaagggtcaaaggtcaatcctaAAGCACAAAGAGCAACTTTTTTGCGAGTTTGTGCAACTGTGAAAATGTGCGCAAACATTGTCCCAATTTCTACCTCAAATGGAGTGTATATTTGCTTGTTGAAGTCATAACAATGGGATGCTCATGGCACAGTGATATTTAAgaataaaacactttaattttgtTGAATGCAGAATGTGTATAAATTGAAACTTACCCTGCATTTTCAGATCATGTGACCATCCACAACAAACCAAGTGGAAggtacacattttaagttttcatggtttacaaaaatatttaggAACTCCAAAATATTATAAGCCTGCACATGTTACAAGTATATTGATTCATTGCAGTCAAAATGCACTATTGATCTTCATATAATAATATTAAGCTTGTAACttctgcatttttatttaaaattggtcacatacttgtaatatttggctctttaatttaaagtttaaatatCAATATGCCAATATTATCCCAGGGATTTTTATTAAGAAATTTAATAAATCGAGTTGGCAGGTTATAGGTAGTGAAAAATTATGGGATCTTGTTGCCATTGAAATTACCAACACTCAAAGAAtgcaatttgtcatatttttttatagttttttgtattgacctttgaccctcagaATATCattgcgccaacatgagcccaAACATATTCCTATAGATACACAAGTAACAGCACTTGGATAAACTAAATGAAGTTATaacaccatgggtacttgttggcGCATCGAGAAATGGATACTTGAAGACTGCATATTGGTCGCACAAACTAACGTAAAAGtagcattttgtgattttgaagtgacctttgacccttaaaatatcCTTGTGCCAACATGAGCCCACACCTATTTCCACAGAAATGCAAGCAACAGCACTTGAATAAACTAACTAAAGTTAaaacaccatgggtacttgttggcATATCTAGTAGAGGACGCTTAAAGTTCGCATATAGTACGGCATGGCATATTATTTACAGTTTACTTGCCTTTTagatgatatttagaaaatcataaaaaatactaaaccaACAGGACCCAAGCCTTTTACTGCTTCTTTTAGTAGAGTTACAGTTTGTTTACCACTGAACACCACTTTTTCTGTTCTTCGACCTTGGCGCATGAAATTAATGAGGCGTGAAAATGgctcaaaattagaaaatttgacctttgacctccatttTCTTCTTGCGCCAACgagcacccatcaattttgcattcGCATTTGATTCTAAATAATTAGTTCATCCATTTCAACTTGTTTTTTTCATGGGTGCTTAATGGCGCAATGAGTTTAAAGCCACATAAAacagcacgagggcgcttttcactaacattttaaacttgattattacgacgcgccaatggtaacccaaccattttttgtgtcattgtaatgatacccatagaaggattcaaaaactgttttctttTCACTGGGCCAACGTTGGCGCACAATTTTCTAGTGGCTGCTAATTGATAAACCATTTAACGATGTTTATGGGGCcaaaatttcaatgatttttttcgGACAAACGAAATGAGCAAGGAAGCTAAAATTTTTGGGGTAGTTTCTGGGACTGATGTTGCATcatcctattttttttaaagaaaatccatGACGCACTTGAATCACAAAGTCCCATTTCGGTCCCATTCTTACCGACAATGGCTGTTAATACGAAAATAAAAAAAGAGTATTATCAAAAGAAATTTGAGTCAGTTAAACAC
Proteins encoded:
- the LOC140161168 gene encoding uncharacterized protein; translated protein: MDAHQLCGVILLVVVAVVGDPLTVDSLTRRQNQITLDTFIFFQEQIEVHVYYIEKRITELEEKVRILEEGRGSSAQPGEDDTRPGQPDQPRQPEETGDPDPHQPEPGPEPTPDPGPGPDAGPDPGPDAGPDPGPDAGPDSGREEPENENPKKKPKPGKGKKPKPDLPTTLMPTTAKPATTMRVTTTPPGAQYDRTCAEIFNHGYIYSADYTVDPDRDGPIEPFTVFCDMESGEGITQVGHSDEQPAIPVNGFENPGSFNLEPVYANGATMEQLGAMADASKSCRQYVKYACKNSGLMQIDTASGLTYAWWRDRNGEKRINFGGAPTDSGKCACAFGGPNGDENTCFLGSQTCSCDHQKAKNQFDEGEFTDKHLLPVMSINLGDTGSRKERGAITLGKLICEG